From one Parambassis ranga chromosome 5, fParRan2.1, whole genome shotgun sequence genomic stretch:
- the LOC114436566 gene encoding platelet glycoprotein Ib alpha chain-like — MQLFLLLCRVVMVVAVTGCHRDRDKDHRPRENCTAAGFSTVPVGLDPTTKVLLFPKNLFSSLSWDSFQIFDEIYEIDLTENKVPEVTPSGTPILPTLSVLRLGSNRLTFLPDGSFSACPALTELYLENNAIDSLSNHTFFGLDKLEILDLTSNRITVLPALMLHPLPAIETLYLENNKIRVMPDNWFSQKEEVPYLYLSANPWACSCSLDYLRRYLDDYELNVYVRDGPDIKSDADSVVCDSPHWHQGKPVMSLEESDLCSSSTELGPSGDFHQPSHPATQRTTTPATPVTATSSPPISPPPTLSTVSVELYTVYHRVVTWSWYQTFTSLIEWSDHSGSLDTRTEEPSAVWYLATPPTPPATTPSTANPTTTPVPVTSAPTTPSLQTASAPGATETSAPFVPPWRDNEALSTRRRKARPVGAAGGFCVWLFAGCLLLCAASAVCVLVTAAKLLVWYKRVYTPLTTARRRGGREGVMLSAYNRRTDREEAGGGGILALYRSVLFVHRDEGEGGVDREGGGTERQLVTLTPTGGVTVEEAGERGGAGLYRKTLHRPFSREDELEGWRDVMEECRVSAEGGGRRRGGTFEEMHRMRSKGGGGASKKHYSVILREEREAEAGGREELDWVVGGWEVNSGGEVEGAEPRSSWGEWMAQFLPSMPWAAPTNQEAASGADK, encoded by the exons AtgcagctcttcctcctcctgtgccgTGTAGTCATGGTTGTAGCAGTGACCGGTTGCCACAGGGACAGGGACAAGGACCACCGGCCCAGGGAGAACTGCACAGCTGCTGGCTTTAGCACCGTCCCGGTGGGACTCGACCCCACGACGAAG gtTCTCTTGTTTCCCAAAAACCTGTTCTCCAGTCTGTCCTGGGACTCCTTCCAGATCTTTGATGAAATCTATGAGATTGACCTCACGGAGAACAAG GTTCCAGAGGTGACCCCCAGTGGGACTCCGATCCTGCCCACGCTCAGTGTGCTCCGGCTGGGGTCGAACCGTCTGACGTTCCTCCCTGACGGCTCCTTCTCTGCCTGTCCTGCTCTGACAGAACTCTACCTGGAGAACAACGCCATCGACTCTCTGAGCAACCACACCTTCTTTGGACTCGACAAGCTGGAG ATCCTGGACCTGACCTCCAATCGCATCACAGTACTACCTGCTCTCATGCTCCACCCCCTCCCTGCCATAGAAACCCTCTACCTGGAGAACAACAAG ATTAGGGTGATGCCAGACAATTGGTTCAGCCAGAAGGAGGAGGTACCATACCTCTACCTCTCAGCCAATCCCTGGGCCTGCTCCTGTTCCCTCGATTACCTGCGCAGATACCTCGATGACTACGAACTCAACGTCTATGTGCGTGATGGCCCGGACATCAAGAGCGATGCCGACAGTGTG gTTTGTGACTCTCCACACTGGCATCAGGGTAAACCTGTGATGAGTCTGGAAGAATCTGATCTGTGTTCGAGTTCCACGGAACTGGGTCCAAGTGGGGACTTCCACCAGCCCAGCCACCCAGCTACTCAGAGGACTACTACTCCTGCTACACCCGTCACAGCTACATCTTCTCCCCCCATCAGCCCTCCTCCCACTTTAAGCACAGTGTCAGTTGAGTTATATACCGTGTACCACAGAGTGGTCACATGGTCCTGGTACCAAACCTTCACCAGTCTCATTGAATGGTCAGACCACTCAGGGTCACTTGACACTCGAACAGAGGAACCATCAGCTGTGTGGTACTTAGCTACACCTCCCACCCCTCCAGCCACCACACCCTCCACTGCAAATCCAACAACCACACCCGTTCCTGTAACTTCAGCTCCAACAACACCAAGTCTCCAGACGGCCTCAGCACCCGGTGCCACTGAGACATCCGCCCCCTTCGTCCCTCCATGGCGGGACAATGAGGCTTTGAGCACCCGGCGCCGTAAAGCCCGTCCTGTGGGAGCGGCGGGGGGGTTCTGTGTTTGGCTGTTTGCTGGgtgcctgctgctgtgtgcagcatcagcagtgtgtgtgctggtgacTGCGGCGAAGCTGCTTGTCTGGTACAAGAGGGTGTACACACCGCTGACAACagcgaggaggagaggaggcagagaaggaGTGATGCTGTCAGCGTacaacaggaggacagacagggaggaggcaggaggaggaggaatactGGCCCTGTACCGCTCCGTTTTGTTTGTCCACAGAGATGAGGGAGAAGGAGGTGTGGacagggaaggaggagggacaGAAAGACAGCTTGTTACTCTGACGCCAACAGGAGGCGTAACTgtggaggaggcaggagaaagaggaggtgcAGGGTTGTACAGGAAGACACTGCACCGCCCGTTTAGCAGAGAGGATGAGctagagggatggagggatgtgATGGAGGAGTGTCGAGTctctgcagagggtggaggtaGAAGGAGAGGAGGCACTTTTGAAGAGATGCACAGAATGAGGAgcaaaggtggaggaggagcctcCAAAAAGCACTACAGTGTCATcctgagggaggagagggaggcagaggcaggaggaagagaggagctgGACTGGGTGGTGGGAGGGTGGGAGGTGAACAGtggaggggaggtggagggggcgGAGCCCAGGAGCAGCTGGGGCGAGTGGATGGCACAGTTTTTACCCAGCATGCCTTGGGCAGCGCCCACCAACCAAGAGGCGGCCTCAGGAGCCGACAAATGA